The nucleotide window GGCAGGAGAAAGTTCTTGTTACAGACTTCTGGCTTTTATTGCATTAAAGATGGAGCTGGCTTGGAGGAAAACGCCGGTGGGCAGGGTGAATCATAGATTACACTGGTTCACTAAATTCACACAAAATACTTGACAGTACCCAAATCCTCAACCGAAGCAAATGGGGTTCTTCTCCTAGTTCATTTGTCTGCTCCTCCTCCAAATTCTTATTAAATTTCAATGTGTTGACATTCATAGAGGACGGTTGTTAAGATCGCATTCTGATGGAAAACGAATCTAGATCAACCCCGCAAGGGAATCAGGTCTGTGTTTTAATCAGCGGTGGTTTGGATAGCTGTATTCTTGTTGAGCAACTGAGAAAAGCCTATGCGAAGGTCCACCCATTGTATATTCGAACCGGCCTCCTATGGGAAGACACCGAGCTTTCCTGGCTGAGGCGTTTTTTGGAAGCAACGGCACAGGCTGCGGTTGCTCCTCTTTCGGTTTTGGATTTGCCCATGGCGGATGTCTATGGCTCTCATTGGGGGATCAATGGGCAGAATATTCCCGATGGTCAATCACCCGATGAATCGGTCTATCTTCCCGGAAGGAATATTATTCTTCTATCCAAAGCCGCTGTTTTCTGCAGTATGAATCATATTGGGACCATGGCCATTGGGGTATTGAAAGGAAACCCTTTTCCCGATGGGTCCCTCCCTTTCCTAAAGAGGTTTGGGGAGATATTATCCACAGGGCTTAATTTTTCTTTGGAGGTGATCGCTCCTTTTTCAACGCTTTCCAAAGAGGGGGTATTGGAGCGGGGGGGGGATTTGCCATTGCATCTTACCTTTTCCTGTATTTCTCCAGTGGACGGTTACCATTGCGGAGATTGCAACAAATGCGCCGAGAGGATAAAAGGTTTTGCTTACCTGAATCAGGTGGATCAAACCGAGTATGGGTCTAAATCAGGAAGGAAATCACATGGTTGAAAAAATAAAAGGGGAAAAAACCCAAACAGGGTTCATTACACACCCCATTTATTTACAGCACGATACGGGTTTCTCCCACCCTGAGAGACCAGACCGTTTGAAAGCCATCCTTTCTCGTTTGGAAAAAAATGGGGTCCTGAAACATCTCATTCAGGTCAACCCCGAACCGGCTTCTTTGAAATGGGTCGAAGAGGTTCATACCCCACAGCATGTCAATCTTATCCGTGTGTCTGCTTCGGGGAAAGGGATCCACTATATGGATCCGGATACACCGGTATCTCCCAATTCTTTTAACGCAGCCTTGGTAGCCGCAGGAGGACTCCTCGGCGCGGTGGATGGCGTCATGAAAGGCCAATACCGAAATGCCTTTTGTGCGGTTCGCCCTCCGGGACATCATGCGGAATCCCAGCGGGCCATGGGGTTTTGCCTGTTTAATAATGTGGCTGTGGCCGCTCGTTATATTCAAAAACAATATGAACTGGAAAGGGTCGCCATAATTGACTGGGATGTTCATCATGGGAATGGAACCCAATATATTTTCTATGATGATCCCACGGTTTTATATATCAGTACCCATCAGTTTCCTCTCTATCCGGGGACCGGACGGGAGGAAGAGGAAGGATTAGGGGAGGGGAAAGGTTTTACTTTAAATTGTCCAATGGAAGCGGGCCTTGGGGATAAAGAATATGAAACGGTTTTTGACCGGATCATTTTACCCAAACTGGAAACGTTTCGTCCCCAATTTATTCTTATTTCAGCGGGTTTTGATGCCCACCGGGGTGATCCTTTGGCGGGAATGAATGTTTCCTCCAATGGGTTTGGACGATTTACCCAATCGGTTGTTGGGGTGGCCAACTCCTTATGTGAGGGAAGAATCGTTTCCTGTCTGGAAGGAGGGTATGACCTTCATGCGCTTGCCGAATCGGTGGAACGGCATATAATGAAATTAATGGAAACTAAGTAACTTCAATTGAGTGCAATGGAGGAGATGGTTATGGACCAGAGAGTTGAAAAAATCATAACAAGTATTCAGGACCCGATCCTTCAAGGACTTTTAAGGGAATATTTTGAATCCAACGAGGCCGCCCGGATTTTTGTGGAGCAAGCCGGACGAAAAGGATGGCCTGTTATTATCGATCATATTACTTTTCGATGTATGGATGTTGAGGAACGGGCGAAGGAATTTCTTCAAAACGGGTTTGAATACTGCGCTGAGCATATTGAATATTCCGATCAAGGTTGGTGGGCCAAGGTTTACAGGAAGCCCGGGTTTCCATCCATTTTTATCGATCAGGCGTATACCGATGAGCGTGGGAAAAAAAGCCTTCTTCCCCATTGGGTTTCTGTTTTTGGAGACAATGTCCTTCATCATATTGCCATCATCGTTCAGGATATTGAAGAAGCCATTAAGGTAATGGAAGAAGCAGGGGTTGAATTTTCGGGGGATATTGTGGGTCCCCGGGGGACAAGGCTCCGGCAGATTTTTTCCGCCTCTGAGGTTCGAAAGGGAGAGGCCTATTCGGTGTTGGAGCTGACCGAACGAAACCAATATGAAGGGTTTGTTCCGGAGCAGGCGGACGGACTCATGCAGTCCTCTGTTAAAACAAAAGGTTCATCGAACAAGGGGAAATAAGAAAAATGATTAAAAAACTTTTACATACCAGAATGCGGGTGAGCAATCTGGAAGAAACCATTAAATTTTATACAGAGGTTTTAGGATTAAAAGTGGTGGAACGGCATCAGTCTCCCCGTGGTTCCAAATTGGCTTTTCTGGAGGTGCCGGGAAGTGATGAGCAGATTGAGTTGTGTTCTTTCCCCTCCAGCGGTCCGGTACAGGTTCAGGAAGATTTGGTTCATCTGGCTTTTCAGGTTGAAAATCTGGATGAGAGCATTGCCGATTTAAAGAGGAAAGGGGTGGAGATTACCGATGGTCCAACCGTTACCTCGTCAGGAAACCGCTTTGCTTTTATCGATGCCCCTGACCGTTATGAAGTGGAATTGATTGAAGTGAAAAGTAAGAAGATGGTTTGAAATTAATTTGTTTTATATGACTTTTATGAGTACCGATCCTCAGTCCAAGGGTCCGCGGTATTGGAATAACCCCGAACCTCCCAGAATCCCAAACGGTCCCGGATTAAAAATTCAATTTCCTTTACCCATTTTGCACTTTTCCAGCCAAATTTTTTGGGAACCAGCATCCGGACCGGGCCCCCGTATTCTTTGGTTAGGCGCTGACCGTTCCATTGGTAAGCCAGCATTACATCTTCATCATTACAGACACTCAGAGGAAGGTTAGTGGTATACCCATCATAACTGGTGAATAGACAAAGACGGCTTCGGGAAGGGGTTGAACCGTTTCCATCAGATGCCGGAAAGAAACCCCTTCCCAGCGGTTGTCGAAAGTGCTCCAGGTGGTCACACAATGAAAGTCAGAGGTGTCCTGAGTTTTTGGGAGTGCTTCAAAATCTTTCCAGGTCCAGGTCACAGGGCGGTTGACTAAACCTGTGATGGTGAGTTGCCAGCTTTCCAAGGGAATCTCGGGGTGTGTTCCCAAGTCCAGAACAGGAAAGCCTTGAACCAAGTGCTGGCCGGGGGGAAGTTTGGATTTGACCGTTGGCCTTCCCAAAGGATTTTGCCGGACCCAAACCCCTTCTTCACGGGCCTGCTGGGACAATCCCCTTTTCTCCCTGGCCCATTCTTCTTTTTTGGCGATCAGTCTTTCTTTTTTCTTTTCGTCTGAGTCCATATCCCTTGGATAAATAAATTTAATTTAATATAACATGTTGAATGTGAATTCTTCAATTATTGACAAAATTTGGCGTTTGGAGCAAGATTATAAATGTTCCCTTCCAAATGGTAAATATATAAATGTCAATCACTTGTGTATCTTTAGGGGCACCATGTTCCCTCCCACATACGGTTCGCGAACCCGGTTTGGTTTTTTAGGTTTTTAGACCTTTTTATAAAATTTCATCGAAGGTTTTTTTTCCCCTTGAGGCATGTTATGGCCCAGCATCTTCAAAAATTTCCTAAAGAAGAGCTGATCAAAATGTACCGGGATATGCTTCTCATTCGACGGTTTGAGGAAAAGTCGGCTGAGATGTATGCCTTGGGAAAGATCGGGGGGTTTTGCCATTTATATATCGGGCAGGAGGCGGTGGCGGTGGGTGCCATGGCGGCCATCAGAGAGGATGATTATGTTCTGACCGCTTATCGTGATCATGGCCATGCCCTTGCAAAGGGGTCTGATCCGAAAGCCATCATGGCGGAGCTTTTTGGAAAAGAAACGGGGGTGTCTAAAGGAAAAGGCGGCTCCATGCACCTGTTTGATGTGAAAAGAAATTTTCTTGGAGGGTATGCCATTGTTGGGGGACATATCGGCCTTGCCGTTGGAGTGGGGTTTGCGATTAATTACCAGAAACACGATCAAGTGGTTTTATGTTTTTTTGGAGAAGGTGCGGTGAATTCCGGAATGTTTCACGAGGCCTTAAATATGGCCGCTTTGTGGAAACTTCCGGTGATTTTTATTTGCGAAAATAACCGTTATGGAATGGGAACCCCAGTAGAAAGGGCGTCTTCCTTATATGATATTTCTCAAACGGCTTGTGCGTATGAGATGAAAAGGGACCAAGTGGACGGAATGGACGTATTAGAAATCCGGGACCATGTCAAAAAAGCCGTTGACGTTGCAAGAGACAAGCATCTTCCTACATTTCTAGAAGCGCGGACCTACCGTTTTATGGGACATTCTATGTCCGATCCTTCCCATGGGCATTACCGGACCAAAGAGGAGATCGATGAGCAGAAAAAACGGGACCCCATCCTTCTTCTTCAAAAGAAACTAATCAGAGACAAAATCGTAGACCCTTCCCAATTCAAACAGATTGAAAAAGAGGTTCAAACAGAGGTGACGGAATCCGTGAATTTTTCTGAGAAGAGTGCTTTCCCTCCGGAGAGTTCACTGGAAGAAGACGTGTTTTCTTAAATCGGAGATCCTATGCCGGTTATTCTTTATCGTGAAGCACTCAATCAAGCCCTCCGAGAGGAAATGCAGCGGGACGAGAGAATATTCCTCATGGGGGAAGAGGTGGGGTTTTACAACGGGGCCTTTAAAGTCAGCAAAGGGTTATTGGATGAATTCGGACCCATGCGGGTGGTGGATACCCCCATCACCGAGGCCGGATTTACCGCTGCGGGAATCGGAGCGGCGATGGTGGGGCTCCGGCCCATCATCGAAATGATGACGTTTAATTTTTCAATTTTGGCCCTGGATCAGATCGTCAATAATGCCGTGAAGATCCGGTATATGTCCGGGGGCCAGTTCAAAGTTCCCCTTGTGATTCGTGGCCCCGGTGGACCTTCCCGGCAATTGGGTGCACAGCATTCACAAAGTCTGGAGGCGTGGTTTTGTCATGTGGCAGGTTTAAAAGTGATTGCCCCTTCCACACCCTATGATGCTAAAGGTTTGCTGAAAAGTGCGATTCGACAGGATAACCCCCTAGTCTTCATTGAAGGGCAAGAGCTTTACGGCAGTAAAGGGGAGGTTCCGGAAGAGGAATATCTGATTCCCATCGGGAAAGCGGAAGTCAAACGCACCGGAAGTGATGTGACCTTGATCGCCTGGTCCAAAATCCTTTTAATGGTTCTTCAGGTGGCGAAGGAACTCGAAAAAGAAGGGATTTCCTGTGAGGTGGTGGATCCCAGGACTTTGA belongs to Nitrospiria bacterium and includes:
- a CDS encoding histone deacetylase, which codes for MVEKIKGEKTQTGFITHPIYLQHDTGFSHPERPDRLKAILSRLEKNGVLKHLIQVNPEPASLKWVEEVHTPQHVNLIRVSASGKGIHYMDPDTPVSPNSFNAALVAAGGLLGAVDGVMKGQYRNAFCAVRPPGHHAESQRAMGFCLFNNVAVAARYIQKQYELERVAIIDWDVHHGNGTQYIFYDDPTVLYISTHQFPLYPGTGREEEEGLGEGKGFTLNCPMEAGLGDKEYETVFDRIILPKLETFRPQFILISAGFDAHRGDPLAGMNVSSNGFGRFTQSVVGVANSLCEGRIVSCLEGGYDLHALAESVERHIMKLMETK
- the pdhA gene encoding pyruvate dehydrogenase (acetyl-transferring) E1 component subunit alpha; translated protein: MAQHLQKFPKEELIKMYRDMLLIRRFEEKSAEMYALGKIGGFCHLYIGQEAVAVGAMAAIREDDYVLTAYRDHGHALAKGSDPKAIMAELFGKETGVSKGKGGSMHLFDVKRNFLGGYAIVGGHIGLAVGVGFAINYQKHDQVVLCFFGEGAVNSGMFHEALNMAALWKLPVIFICENNRYGMGTPVERASSLYDISQTACAYEMKRDQVDGMDVLEIRDHVKKAVDVARDKHLPTFLEARTYRFMGHSMSDPSHGHYRTKEEIDEQKKRDPILLLQKKLIRDKIVDPSQFKQIEKEVQTEVTESVNFSEKSAFPPESSLEEDVFS
- a CDS encoding molybdopterin-dependent oxidoreductase, translated to MDSDEKKKERLIAKKEEWAREKRGLSQQAREEGVWVRQNPLGRPTVKSKLPPGQHLVQGFPVLDLGTHPEIPLESWQLTITGLVNRPVTWTWKDFEALPKTQDTSDFHCVTTWSTFDNRWEGVSFRHLMETVQPLPEAVFVYSPVMMGIPLTFL
- a CDS encoding pyruvate dehydrogenase complex E1 component subunit beta, producing the protein MPVILYREALNQALREEMQRDERIFLMGEEVGFYNGAFKVSKGLLDEFGPMRVVDTPITEAGFTAAGIGAAMVGLRPIIEMMTFNFSILALDQIVNNAVKIRYMSGGQFKVPLVIRGPGGPSRQLGAQHSQSLEAWFCHVAGLKVIAPSTPYDAKGLLKSAIRQDNPLVFIEGQELYGSKGEVPEEEYLIPIGKAEVKRTGSDVTLIAWSKILLMVLQVAKELEKEGISCEVVDPRTLKPLDVDTLVSSVKKTGRVVIVEEGWRFAGVGAEVASILYGKCFDFLDAPIERVTGFDIPMPYAKNLERIAIPTPERIKEAVKKVLYLNKED
- a CDS encoding molybdopterin-dependent oxidoreductase; this translates as MGRGFFPASDGNGSTPSRSRLCLFTSYDGYTTNLPLSVCNDEDVMLAYQWNGQRLTKEYGGPVRMLVPKKFGWKSAKWVKEIEFLIRDRLGFWEVRGYSNTADPWTEDRYS
- a CDS encoding VOC family protein, which produces MIKKLLHTRMRVSNLEETIKFYTEVLGLKVVERHQSPRGSKLAFLEVPGSDEQIELCSFPSSGPVQVQEDLVHLAFQVENLDESIADLKRKGVEITDGPTVTSSGNRFAFIDAPDRYEVELIEVKSKKMV
- a CDS encoding 7-cyano-7-deazaguanine synthase, with the protein product MENESRSTPQGNQVCVLISGGLDSCILVEQLRKAYAKVHPLYIRTGLLWEDTELSWLRRFLEATAQAAVAPLSVLDLPMADVYGSHWGINGQNIPDGQSPDESVYLPGRNIILLSKAAVFCSMNHIGTMAIGVLKGNPFPDGSLPFLKRFGEILSTGLNFSLEVIAPFSTLSKEGVLERGGDLPLHLTFSCISPVDGYHCGDCNKCAERIKGFAYLNQVDQTEYGSKSGRKSHG